A window from Streptomyces sp. NBC_00299 encodes these proteins:
- a CDS encoding ATP-binding protein has translation MNDAGLEVDLLALSKAVPELRRAVRERFGDIGGEVQLCVTELVGNVVRHVGEGTPVSVRVARAGPCIRVEVADPDPCAWPVLLYAEGDDESGRGLALLDAVALRWGVVQGESGKTVWCEVGGEG, from the coding sequence GTGAACGATGCGGGCCTGGAGGTCGATCTGCTCGCGTTGTCCAAGGCGGTGCCCGAGTTGCGGCGCGCCGTGCGGGAGCGGTTTGGGGACATCGGCGGCGAGGTGCAGCTGTGTGTGACCGAGCTGGTGGGAAATGTCGTCCGCCATGTGGGGGAGGGCACCCCTGTTTCCGTGCGCGTGGCTCGCGCGGGCCCTTGCATCCGGGTGGAGGTCGCCGACCCTGACCCGTGCGCTTGGCCCGTTCTGCTGTACGCCGAGGGGGATGACGAGTCCGGCCGGGGGCTGGCGTTGCTGGACGCTGTGGCGTTGCGGTGGGGCGTGGTGCAGGGGGAGTCGGGCAAGACGGTGTGGTGCGAGGTGGGTGGTGAGGGGTGA
- a CDS encoding lipid-transfer protein: MTGVNGLKDATAIVGIGQTPFAKRLAEDERTLACRAVVAALDDAGIAPGEVDALASYTMEETDEVELAKAVGFGDLTFFSKVGYGGGGSCATVAHLAAAIAAGQATVGVAWRSRKRGSGPRPWRNTTAQLPTPAQWTRPYGLLRPVDEIAMLARRYMHEYGATRDHLFNVALACRNRANQNPAAVMYERPLTREMYMTSRWISEPLCLFDNCLETDGALACVIVSRERARDCRHKPVYVHSAAQGLPAQHHGMVNYWNDDPLTGPAWTAARHLWKHSDLTPQDVDVAQIYDAFTALIPLSLEGYGFCGRGEGGAFTEGGALEIGGLLPLNTGGGGLSEAYVHGFNLINEGVKQLRGTSTAQVPDAATCLVTAGEGVPTSALLLRS, encoded by the coding sequence ATGACCGGAGTCAACGGGCTCAAGGACGCCACCGCGATCGTCGGCATCGGACAGACGCCCTTCGCCAAACGGCTCGCCGAGGACGAGAGAACCCTCGCGTGCCGTGCCGTCGTGGCCGCCCTGGACGACGCCGGAATAGCACCCGGCGAGGTCGACGCGCTCGCCAGCTACACCATGGAGGAGACCGACGAGGTCGAGCTGGCGAAGGCCGTCGGCTTCGGTGACCTCACCTTCTTCAGCAAGGTGGGGTACGGGGGCGGCGGTTCGTGCGCCACCGTCGCGCATCTCGCCGCCGCCATCGCCGCCGGGCAGGCGACGGTCGGGGTCGCCTGGCGGTCCAGGAAGCGGGGCAGCGGGCCCCGGCCCTGGCGCAACACCACCGCCCAACTGCCCACACCCGCCCAGTGGACCCGGCCGTACGGCCTCCTGCGCCCCGTCGACGAGATCGCCATGCTCGCCCGCCGCTACATGCACGAGTACGGGGCGACCCGGGACCACCTCTTCAACGTCGCCCTCGCCTGCCGGAACCGGGCCAACCAGAACCCCGCCGCGGTGATGTACGAACGGCCCCTGACCCGCGAGATGTACATGACCTCCCGGTGGATCAGCGAGCCGCTCTGCCTCTTCGACAACTGCCTGGAGACGGACGGGGCCCTGGCGTGCGTGATCGTCAGCCGCGAGCGCGCCCGGGACTGCCGGCACAAGCCCGTCTACGTCCACTCGGCCGCCCAAGGCCTGCCCGCCCAGCACCACGGCATGGTCAACTACTGGAACGACGACCCGCTCACGGGACCCGCGTGGACCGCCGCCCGGCACCTGTGGAAGCACTCCGACCTCACTCCACAGGATGTGGACGTCGCCCAGATCTACGACGCGTTCACGGCTCTCATACCGCTGTCGCTTGAGGGGTACGGCTTCTGCGGGCGGGGCGAGGGCGGGGCGTTCACGGAAGGGGGCGCCCTGGAGATCGGCGGGCTGCTGCCCCTCAACACCGGGGGCGGCGGACTCAGCGAGGCCTACGTCCACGGCTTCAACCTCATCAACGAAGGCGTCAAGCAGCTGCGCGGCACCAGTACCGCGCAGGTCCCCGACGCCGCCACCTGTCTCGTCACCGCCGGCGAAGGCGTCCCCACCTCCGCGCTGCTCCTGAGGAGTTGA
- a CDS encoding DUF397 domain-containing protein, whose translation MASTAFDLSTVRWRRSSYSNGSGGDCVEAAEGLPAMVPVRDSKTAEDEGPVLVFPLSAWTAFVAEIKR comes from the coding sequence ATGGCAAGCACCGCCTTTGACCTGAGCACTGTGCGCTGGAGGAGAAGCAGCTACAGCAACGGCAGCGGCGGAGACTGCGTCGAGGCCGCCGAGGGCCTCCCCGCCATGGTCCCGGTCCGTGACTCCAAGACGGCCGAGGACGAGGGCCCCGTGCTCGTGTTCCCCCTGTCCGCGTGGACGGCCTTCGTCGCGGAGATCAAGCGCTGA
- a CDS encoding O-antigen ligase family protein — protein sequence MASDQSVPAGPGRPSAIVRFVQFVPLGAVAVVLLDSGTDFFPDDPVESVVGIVTPTRLALLAGLIALVVPVRGRARARLRDFRTRLDVPIGLLVVAAGAATYHGGHATAPLRGLLTVVCCYYLVVGVRRTQTESWRAIGILAPAGVAAAATAAFSQVTNETPTGFCRTGLLTDIACDTGGDGILIRATGTFSNPNLLAAFLVLLLPFALLAAVCVDERTARTAVVVLVVIGYGALLTTFSRAGYVAAAAGLLVLGGAYWPAPRLADRARRRLFAALGAVALLVAAGAIWAVSRAGNSLGVRGRAWEAALQIAADNPLGVGLGRSGAVISATAPGDRVFVHAHNLWLNQLVETGPLGLLAMTAVAVVALSCAARAARAKSVIGTVGLASLTGFFLASMMDHPANLDRIDVLFWCVLAVVMAEAPTGRRRGSGAPTTVVPAQAKRPRHGPQRVGAPT from the coding sequence ATGGCATCCGACCAGAGCGTGCCGGCCGGTCCCGGGCGGCCGTCGGCGATTGTCAGGTTCGTTCAGTTCGTGCCGCTGGGCGCGGTGGCCGTCGTGCTGCTCGACTCCGGCACCGACTTCTTCCCCGACGACCCCGTCGAGTCGGTCGTCGGGATCGTCACACCGACGCGGCTCGCCCTGCTGGCCGGGCTGATCGCCCTCGTCGTTCCCGTACGGGGGCGGGCACGGGCGCGGTTGCGGGACTTCCGGACCCGACTGGACGTGCCCATCGGCCTGTTGGTGGTGGCCGCGGGGGCGGCGACGTACCACGGCGGGCACGCCACGGCGCCGCTGCGCGGTCTGCTGACCGTCGTATGCTGCTACTACCTGGTCGTCGGAGTGCGCCGTACGCAGACCGAGTCGTGGCGGGCGATCGGGATCCTCGCGCCGGCCGGCGTCGCGGCGGCCGCCACCGCCGCCTTCTCGCAGGTGACCAACGAGACGCCGACCGGCTTCTGCCGGACCGGGCTGCTGACCGACATCGCCTGTGACACGGGCGGCGACGGCATCCTCATCCGGGCCACCGGAACCTTCTCCAACCCGAACCTGCTGGCCGCCTTCCTGGTGCTGCTCCTCCCCTTCGCGCTGCTCGCCGCCGTGTGCGTGGACGAGCGCACGGCCCGTACGGCGGTCGTGGTGCTGGTCGTCATCGGATACGGAGCCCTGCTGACCACCTTCTCGCGGGCCGGGTACGTCGCCGCTGCCGCCGGGCTTCTCGTGCTCGGCGGCGCCTACTGGCCGGCGCCCCGGCTCGCCGACCGGGCACGGCGCCGGCTGTTCGCCGCCCTGGGTGCCGTGGCCCTGCTCGTGGCGGCCGGCGCCATCTGGGCCGTGTCCCGGGCCGGGAACTCACTGGGTGTGCGGGGACGGGCCTGGGAAGCCGCCCTGCAGATCGCCGCCGACAATCCCCTCGGCGTCGGACTCGGCCGCTCCGGCGCCGTCATATCCGCCACCGCGCCCGGCGACCGGGTCTTCGTCCACGCACACAACCTCTGGCTCAACCAGCTGGTGGAGACGGGGCCCCTCGGGCTTCTCGCCATGACCGCCGTGGCCGTCGTCGCCCTGTCCTGCGCGGCCCGCGCCGCCCGCGCCAAGTCGGTCATCGGGACGGTCGGGCTGGCCTCGCTGACCGGGTTCTTCCTGGCGAGCATGATGGACCACCCGGCCAACCTGGACCGGATCGACGTGCTCTTCTGGTGCGTGCTCGCCGTCGTCATGGCCGAGGCGCCGACCGGGCGGCGCCGCGGCTCCGGTGCGCCCACGACCGTGGTCCCGGCGCAGGCGAAGCGGCCCCGGCACGGGCCCCAGCGCGTCGGTGCGCCGACCTGA
- a CDS encoding FadD3 family acyl-CoA ligase, translating to MRGDLEWASIPELVRSAAGRYADVEAVVEGRTRISYAELGARVERSAAACLANGVAPGDRVAIWAPNTLDWIVSALGAVSAGAVLVPLNTRFKGTEAADVLRRSGARLLFVTGTFLGTSYVASLRRAVAQGPGLPELEQVVVLSDDAPADFRTWKDFLASGDGVSAADVRARAEAVDGSCPSDIVFTSGTTGRPKGAVITHAQTLRAYEVWCDLAGLRQGDRYLIVNPFFHTFGYKAGVIACLMRGATMIPQPVFNVGTALANIAAERVSVLPGPPTLHQSLLDHPARDAHDLSALRLVVTGAAVVPLQLVERLRGELGVETVLTAYGLSEATGIVTMCRRGDDPSVIASTSGRAIPGTQVRVAGPTGEPAPAGTPGEVLVRGFNVMRGYYEDEAATAEVLTEDGWLHTGDVGVLDEAGNLHITDRIKDMYIVGGFNAYPAEIEQLLGLHPDVADVAVIGVPDARLGEVGKAYVVRRPGAVLTGDDLIAWARREMANYKVPRVVEFLGELPRNASGKVVKGELRGKAGRRSG from the coding sequence GTGCGCGGTGACTTGGAGTGGGCCAGCATCCCGGAACTCGTCCGGTCCGCGGCCGGGCGGTACGCGGACGTCGAGGCCGTGGTCGAGGGCCGTACACGGATCTCGTACGCCGAACTGGGCGCCCGCGTCGAGCGTTCGGCGGCGGCCTGTCTGGCGAACGGCGTCGCGCCGGGCGACCGGGTCGCCATCTGGGCCCCGAACACCCTCGACTGGATCGTGTCGGCGCTGGGCGCGGTGTCGGCCGGGGCGGTGCTGGTGCCGCTGAACACCCGCTTCAAGGGCACCGAGGCGGCCGATGTGCTGCGCAGGAGCGGGGCGCGGCTGCTGTTCGTGACGGGCACGTTCCTGGGGACGTCGTACGTGGCGTCGCTGCGCAGGGCGGTCGCTCAGGGGCCGGGGCTGCCGGAGTTGGAGCAGGTGGTCGTGCTGTCGGACGACGCCCCGGCGGACTTCCGTACCTGGAAGGACTTCCTGGCGAGCGGGGACGGGGTGAGCGCGGCGGACGTACGCGCGCGTGCCGAGGCCGTGGACGGCTCCTGCCCCTCGGACATCGTCTTCACCTCCGGCACGACGGGCCGCCCGAAGGGCGCGGTGATCACCCACGCGCAGACCCTGCGCGCCTACGAGGTGTGGTGCGACCTGGCGGGACTGCGGCAGGGCGACCGCTACCTCATCGTGAACCCCTTCTTCCACACCTTCGGCTACAAGGCCGGGGTGATCGCCTGTCTGATGCGGGGCGCGACGATGATCCCGCAGCCGGTCTTCAACGTCGGCACGGCCCTGGCGAACATCGCGGCGGAACGCGTGTCGGTCCTGCCGGGCCCGCCCACCCTGCACCAGTCCCTCCTCGACCATCCGGCCCGCGACGCCCACGACCTCTCCGCGCTGCGGCTGGTGGTGACGGGCGCGGCGGTCGTGCCCCTGCAACTGGTGGAGCGCCTGCGCGGGGAACTCGGCGTCGAGACGGTCCTCACGGCTTACGGCCTCTCGGAGGCCACCGGCATCGTGACCATGTGCCGGCGCGGCGACGACCCGTCGGTCATCGCGTCGACGTCGGGCCGCGCGATCCCGGGCACTCAGGTGCGGGTGGCCGGCCCGACAGGAGAACCGGCGCCCGCCGGCACCCCCGGCGAGGTCCTGGTCCGCGGCTTCAACGTCATGCGCGGCTACTACGAGGACGAGGCGGCCACCGCGGAAGTGCTGACGGAGGACGGCTGGCTGCACACCGGGGATGTGGGCGTGCTGGACGAGGCGGGCAACCTGCACATCACCGACCGCATCAAGGACATGTACATCGTCGGCGGCTTCAACGCCTACCCGGCGGAGATAGAGCAGCTCCTGGGCCTGCATCCCGACGTGGCGGACGTGGCGGTGATCGGCGTACCCGACGCGCGGCTGGGTGAGGTCGGGAAGGCCTACGTGGTGCGGCGGCCCGGGGCGGTGCTCACCGGGGACGACCTGATCGCCTGGGCGCGACGGGAGATGGCCAACTACAAGGTGCCGCGGGTGGTGGAGTTCCTGGGGGAGCTGCCGCGGAACGCGAGCGGCAAGGTGGTGAAGGGGGAGCTGCGGGGCAAGGCGGGGCGCCGCTCGGGGTAG